One genomic segment of Kiritimatiella glycovorans includes these proteins:
- a CDS encoding HAD family hydrolase, which translates to MTENPHPLSTFRRCHDTLVGIDSDGCVFDTVAHKQHVYVQPLIIEYWGLEAAADRVRELADHINLHSTHRGGNRIANLLHLFLAMREDREIRRSGATLPPVDALRAFIEAGHPLNNEALEREARRSGDHELQKVLDWSREVTRRMAEEMEPLPPFEHAAEALRLIAERSDAVVISRTTEDALVREWTASGLHGHVDAIAGQERGEKADILRQADRDYAPGHVLVLGDAPGDLRAARETGALFFPILPGREAESWRRFIDEGYERYLNGTFAGEYERAWIEDFRSQLGREG; encoded by the coding sequence ATGACTGAAAATCCGCATCCGCTATCGACGTTCCGAAGGTGTCACGACACGCTGGTCGGCATCGACTCCGACGGCTGCGTCTTTGACACCGTGGCGCACAAGCAGCACGTCTACGTCCAGCCGCTGATTATCGAATACTGGGGGCTCGAAGCGGCGGCCGACCGCGTACGCGAGCTGGCGGATCACATCAACCTGCACTCCACGCACCGCGGCGGCAACCGGATCGCGAACCTGCTTCACCTCTTCCTGGCGATGCGTGAGGACCGGGAGATTCGTCGTTCCGGCGCAACCCTGCCGCCCGTCGATGCACTGCGCGCCTTCATCGAGGCCGGTCATCCTCTGAACAACGAGGCGCTGGAGCGCGAGGCGCGGCGCAGCGGCGACCACGAGTTGCAGAAGGTGCTCGACTGGAGCCGCGAAGTGACCCGCCGGATGGCGGAGGAGATGGAACCGCTCCCGCCGTTTGAACACGCGGCGGAGGCGCTGCGGCTGATCGCGGAACGTTCGGATGCCGTCGTGATTTCGCGCACGACCGAAGACGCGCTGGTACGCGAATGGACCGCGAGCGGGCTGCACGGGCATGTCGATGCGATCGCGGGCCAGGAACGCGGGGAAAAGGCGGACATCCTCCGCCAGGCGGATCGGGACTATGCTCCCGGGCACGTCCTTGTGCTCGGCGACGCCCCCGGCGACCTGCGTGCCGCGCGCGAGACCGGCGCGCTCTTCTTCCCGATCCTGCCCGGCCGCGAGGCGGAGAGCTGGCGGCGCTTCATCGACGAGGGATACGAGCGGTACCTGAACGGCACCTTCGCCGGCGAATACGAGCGCGCATGGATTGAGGATTTCCGGTCGCAACTCGGCCGGGAGGGGTAA
- a CDS encoding ABC transporter ATP-binding protein — MMKSIRQMRETLGLFARFHREGLPPYRGKFYGIWVLHVLFAILLVLPPLVVRAVIDRAIPQKDIGLVWLAAGALMAIFALAAVIDWFRHYIGHMVAQRVTYRLRNNLYWHLQKLSFSFHDNIRVGELVSRLIDDLNRGEEVLYHAPQTWVTNTVTLVLTAALLLMLHPSLAAVCMVIVALVAFVAWWVSRRMFGAERRVREHKASLSSQAEENLSGVRIIQSFVRESHEMDRFEQENRGHYRSRMKAIFWWSWLFPTSILILGFALALALGLGGRTAILNPDAMTVGTLAAFVMYLQRLMFPLLMLFLINEALIQYFAGVERYFSFMDREPDITDVEDAVDLGRARGEVEFDGVWFRYDTTPVLRDIRLKVPPGETVALVGPSGTGKTTLTRLIPRFYEPYEGTLRIDGVDVNRIKLPSLRRNVGLVMQDDFLFSDTLYNNIAYGRLEATPEEIKEAARQANVDEFAQRLSDGYDTELGQRGVKISEGQGQRISIARAIVKNPPILILDEATSSVDSETERLIQEALERVMKDKTCFVIAHRLSTIVNADRICFIEDGRIIEEGTHDELIRLGGHYARYYELQSSGSDA, encoded by the coding sequence ATGATGAAGAGCATACGACAGATGCGCGAGACGCTGGGGCTGTTTGCGCGGTTTCACCGCGAAGGGTTGCCTCCCTACAGGGGAAAGTTCTACGGGATCTGGGTGCTGCACGTGCTCTTTGCGATCCTCCTCGTTCTGCCGCCGCTGGTCGTGCGCGCGGTGATCGACCGTGCGATCCCGCAAAAGGACATCGGCCTGGTTTGGCTTGCCGCGGGCGCGCTGATGGCCATCTTCGCCCTGGCGGCGGTGATCGACTGGTTCCGCCACTACATCGGCCACATGGTCGCGCAGCGGGTCACCTACCGGCTGCGCAACAATCTCTACTGGCACCTGCAGAAGCTGTCCTTCTCCTTCCACGACAACATCAGGGTCGGGGAGCTGGTTTCGCGGCTGATCGACGATCTCAACCGCGGCGAGGAGGTCCTGTATCACGCGCCGCAGACGTGGGTGACCAATACCGTGACGCTGGTGCTGACGGCCGCGCTGCTGCTGATGCTTCATCCGTCGCTGGCGGCGGTGTGCATGGTCATTGTCGCCCTGGTCGCCTTCGTGGCGTGGTGGGTCTCGCGGCGCATGTTCGGCGCCGAACGCCGGGTGCGCGAACACAAGGCCTCGTTGTCTTCGCAGGCTGAGGAGAACCTCTCCGGCGTGCGCATCATCCAGTCGTTCGTGCGCGAATCCCATGAGATGGACCGCTTCGAGCAGGAGAACCGGGGCCACTATCGCAGCCGCATGAAGGCGATCTTCTGGTGGTCCTGGCTGTTTCCCACGTCCATCCTGATCCTCGGGTTCGCCCTGGCCCTCGCGCTGGGACTCGGAGGGCGCACGGCGATCCTCAATCCCGACGCGATGACCGTGGGTACGCTGGCGGCGTTCGTCATGTACCTCCAGCGTCTGATGTTCCCGCTGCTGATGCTGTTCCTGATCAACGAGGCCCTGATCCAGTATTTCGCGGGCGTGGAGCGCTATTTCTCGTTCATGGACCGCGAACCGGACATCACCGACGTGGAGGACGCCGTCGATCTGGGCCGGGCGCGGGGGGAGGTCGAATTCGACGGCGTCTGGTTCCGCTACGACACGACGCCCGTGCTCAGGGATATCCGCCTGAAGGTGCCGCCCGGCGAGACCGTGGCGCTGGTGGGGCCGAGCGGAACGGGCAAGACCACGCTGACCCGGCTGATCCCCCGGTTCTACGAGCCTTACGAAGGAACGCTCCGCATCGACGGTGTGGACGTCAACCGCATCAAGCTCCCGTCCCTGCGCCGGAATGTGGGCCTGGTCATGCAGGACGATTTTCTGTTCTCGGACACGCTCTACAACAACATTGCCTACGGACGGCTCGAGGCCACGCCCGAGGAGATCAAGGAGGCGGCGCGGCAGGCGAACGTCGACGAGTTCGCGCAGCGGCTTTCAGACGGATACGACACCGAACTCGGCCAGCGCGGGGTGAAGATCTCCGAAGGACAGGGACAGCGCATCTCGATCGCGCGCGCGATCGTGAAAAACCCGCCGATCCTGATTCTCGACGAAGCCACCTCGTCCGTGGATTCCGAGACCGAACGTCTCATCCAGGAGGCGCTGGAGCGGGTGATGAAGGACAAGACCTGTTTCGTGATCGCGCATCGGCTCAGCACCATCGTCAATGCCGACCGCATCTGTTTCATCGAAGACGGGCGGATCATTGAAGAGGGGACGCACGACGAGCTGATCCGCCTCGGCGGCCACTACGCGCGGTACTACGAACTGCAGTCTTCCGGCTCCGACGCTTGA
- a CDS encoding carboxypeptidase-like regulatory domain-containing protein produces MKPETVWISILILFLFVSGAAAHRIHVFASREGPNVEGRVYSSSGRGIRADVRLYDAADDLAARTQTSENGTFRFDGLDTKVTRVEAVTDDGHRAERALNPVPGGAPSESAVSAPEQGIRLRDVIAGLGTIAGLAGLAHFWSTRRRARGGKT; encoded by the coding sequence ATGAAACCTGAAACCGTATGGATCTCCATCCTGATCCTCTTCCTCTTCGTTTCGGGCGCGGCGGCGCACCGTATACACGTGTTTGCCTCGCGCGAAGGCCCGAACGTGGAAGGGCGTGTCTACTCCTCTTCGGGGCGGGGAATCCGCGCGGACGTACGCCTGTACGATGCAGCGGATGACCTCGCAGCGCGGACGCAGACTTCGGAGAACGGCACCTTCCGGTTCGACGGACTCGACACGAAGGTGACACGCGTGGAAGCGGTGACTGACGACGGCCACCGCGCGGAACGCGCGCTGAACCCCGTCCCCGGCGGAGCCCCCTCCGAGTCGGCCGTATCCGCCCCCGAGCAGGGGATACGCCTCCGCGACGTGATCGCCGGGCTCGGCACTATCGCCGGCCTCGCCGGCCTCGCTCACTTCTGGAGTACGCGGAGAAGGGCGCGGGGCGGGAAGACCTGA
- the mnmE gene encoding tRNA uridine-5-carboxymethylaminomethyl(34) synthesis GTPase MnmE encodes MNTGLGNNTTIAAIATPPGEGGVGIVRISGPDALGTAGRVFRRAGRGEAPAAMEAGTFAYGRFVAGDGTELDRGLCLVMRAPHSFTGEDTAELHGHGGAINLRRILRAVLDAGARGAEPGEFSRRAFLNGKVDLVQAEAICDLVRAQSDRAAGAATEQLEGKLSRSFDGLYDHLMDAAADVEATLDFEENELPARVLEELDARLKHGLDEVDRLLSTWDEGRLLREGARVVILGRPNAGKSTLLNALLGYERAIVTEVSGTTRDTIEEGYVLDGFPVRLVDTAGLRETDCAIEREGIRRAEETHRASHFALYVVDVSGPLEAEDETRLGLLDPGCTVVVLNKSDVRSPDFHFPFSEFEVVETSCAQGRGVEDVRRALTEFLERNIDRHAPPHAVIGERHRALLDEARREIEAACARWSEGGETRADLAAEHLRAALETLGAITGRAFHENLLDRIFSRFCLGK; translated from the coding sequence ATGAATACGGGCCTCGGGAACAACACGACCATCGCCGCGATCGCGACGCCGCCGGGCGAAGGCGGGGTGGGCATCGTGCGCATTTCCGGCCCGGACGCGCTCGGCACGGCCGGCCGCGTGTTCCGCCGCGCCGGTCGCGGCGAGGCACCCGCGGCGATGGAGGCCGGAACCTTCGCCTACGGCCGATTCGTGGCGGGGGACGGGACCGAACTGGATCGCGGCCTCTGTCTGGTGATGCGTGCGCCGCACAGTTTCACGGGCGAGGACACCGCCGAGCTGCACGGACACGGCGGTGCGATCAATTTGCGGCGCATCCTGCGCGCGGTGCTCGACGCCGGCGCGCGCGGCGCGGAACCGGGCGAATTCAGCCGCCGTGCGTTTCTCAACGGTAAGGTCGACCTCGTGCAGGCCGAGGCGATCTGCGATCTGGTCCGGGCGCAATCCGACCGCGCCGCCGGCGCGGCGACCGAACAGCTGGAGGGGAAGCTGAGCCGGTCGTTCGACGGGCTCTACGATCATCTCATGGATGCGGCGGCGGATGTGGAGGCGACGCTGGATTTCGAGGAGAACGAACTTCCGGCGCGCGTGCTTGAAGAACTCGACGCGCGGTTGAAGCACGGGCTGGACGAGGTCGACCGCCTGCTTTCGACCTGGGACGAGGGCCGGCTGCTGCGCGAAGGCGCGCGGGTCGTCATCCTCGGCCGGCCCAACGCGGGCAAGTCGACGCTGCTCAACGCGCTGCTCGGATACGAGCGCGCGATCGTGACGGAGGTCTCCGGGACCACGCGCGATACGATCGAAGAGGGATACGTGCTCGACGGGTTTCCCGTGCGACTGGTCGATACGGCGGGGCTGAGGGAGACGGACTGCGCCATCGAGCGCGAGGGTATCCGGCGCGCGGAAGAGACCCACCGCGCCTCCCATTTCGCCCTGTATGTGGTGGACGTCTCAGGTCCGCTCGAGGCCGAAGACGAGACGCGGCTCGGGCTGCTCGATCCCGGCTGCACGGTCGTCGTGCTCAACAAGAGCGATGTCCGCAGTCCGGATTTCCATTTTCCGTTCAGCGAGTTCGAGGTGGTCGAGACGAGCTGCGCGCAGGGGCGGGGTGTGGAGGACGTACGCCGCGCCCTGACCGAGTTTCTCGAGAGGAACATCGACCGTCACGCGCCGCCGCATGCCGTGATCGGCGAGCGCCACCGGGCGCTGCTCGACGAAGCCCGCCGTGAGATCGAGGCGGCCTGCGCGCGCTGGAGCGAGGGTGGCGAGACCCGGGCCGACCTCGCGGCGGAACACCTGCGCGCAGCGCTCGAGACGCTCGGCGCGATCACCGGCCGCGCCTTTCACGAGAACCTCCTCGACCGCATCTTCTCGCGCTTCTGCCTGGGAAAATAA
- the murA gene encoding UDP-N-acetylglucosamine 1-carboxyvinyltransferase, which translates to MSRLVIEGGHRIGGSFAPLGNKNAVLPMIAASLLTDEPLHLRNVPDIRDVAVMLELVESLGAEVHRNKREVEIRAAGVRHTEVPEALCRRVRTSILLAGPLAARHGEATLFPPGGDVIGRRRLDTHFYGLRKLGIEVDAGERYRFRNTGLRAADLLLDEASVTATENIVMASVLAPGTTTLYNAACEPHVQDLCRMLNKMGARISNIGANRLTIEGVEALHGAEHAICPDHIELGSFAAAAAITGGTLDVTAPSDPVTLRVIQKSFDKLNLRFVPQQDGTVRVPAPETLRVEHDYGNAIPKIEDGIWPAFPSDLMSVAIVLATQAGGTILFFEKLFESRMYFIDHLLGMGAHIVQCDPHRVVVTGPAPLHGTRLTSPDIRAGMAMIIAALCAQGTSVIENAAMVDRGYEDVDGRLRSLGAVIERED; encoded by the coding sequence ATGTCACGATTAGTGATCGAAGGAGGACACCGGATCGGCGGGTCGTTCGCGCCGCTGGGCAACAAGAACGCCGTGCTGCCGATGATCGCCGCGTCGCTGCTGACCGACGAACCGCTGCACCTCCGCAACGTACCGGACATTCGCGACGTGGCGGTGATGCTGGAACTGGTCGAGTCGCTCGGCGCGGAAGTCCACCGCAATAAACGCGAAGTGGAAATCCGCGCGGCGGGGGTGCGGCACACCGAGGTGCCCGAAGCGCTCTGCCGCCGGGTGCGGACCTCGATCCTGCTCGCCGGCCCGCTGGCCGCGCGCCATGGCGAGGCCACGCTGTTCCCGCCCGGCGGCGACGTGATCGGGCGGCGGCGGCTCGACACCCACTTCTACGGTCTCCGCAAGCTCGGCATCGAGGTAGACGCCGGAGAGCGGTACCGCTTCCGGAACACCGGGCTGCGCGCCGCCGACCTGCTGCTCGACGAGGCCAGTGTGACGGCGACGGAGAACATCGTCATGGCCTCCGTCCTGGCGCCGGGCACGACCACCCTCTACAACGCCGCCTGCGAGCCGCACGTGCAGGACCTCTGCCGCATGCTGAACAAGATGGGCGCGCGCATCTCGAACATCGGCGCCAACCGGCTGACGATCGAGGGCGTCGAGGCGCTGCACGGCGCGGAACACGCGATCTGCCCGGATCACATCGAACTCGGGAGTTTCGCCGCGGCCGCGGCCATTACCGGCGGGACGCTCGACGTGACCGCGCCCTCCGACCCCGTCACGCTGCGGGTGATCCAGAAGTCGTTCGACAAACTGAACCTGCGTTTCGTGCCGCAGCAGGACGGGACCGTACGGGTGCCCGCCCCGGAAACGCTTCGGGTGGAGCACGACTACGGCAACGCGATTCCGAAGATCGAGGACGGCATCTGGCCCGCCTTCCCCTCCGACCTGATGAGCGTGGCGATCGTCCTCGCGACACAGGCCGGGGGCACCATCCTCTTCTTCGAAAAACTCTTCGAGAGCCGGATGTACTTCATCGACCACCTGCTCGGCATGGGCGCGCACATCGTGCAGTGCGACCCGCACCGCGTCGTCGTCACCGGCCCCGCCCCGCTGCACGGCACGCGGCTGACCTCGCCGGACATCCGCGCCGGGATGGCGATGATCATTGCTGCGCTGTGTGCGCAGGGGACGAGCGTAATCGAAAACGCCGCCATGGTCGACCGCGGCTACGAGGACGTCGACGGCCGCCTGCGCTCACTCGGAGCCGTGATCGAGCGGGAGGACTGA
- a CDS encoding energy-coupling factor transporter transmembrane component T family protein, translated as MSCITPWHRPPRLSGIDPRLRLGAAAAFAVTAAVCDSTLAPAVMLSFFVLLALAEQFPLPSLMRRLLPLNVFLLFVSLTVVFSGAGGAATVAEIYIKGNAIMLNIVLLMGSMDIFTLAHALQHCHVSPKAVQVLLFSSRYLELIQHREYNRIYDAMRSRGFRPALNLHTLRCYGMLTGQLLIRGHDRAEHILQAMRCRGFNGVFHPLDDLEFRRRDLYAALTAAALFITLVLLETGVTP; from the coding sequence ATGAGTTGTATCACCCCATGGCACCGGCCCCCGCGCCTGTCCGGGATCGATCCGCGGCTCCGTCTGGGGGCGGCGGCGGCGTTCGCTGTGACGGCGGCGGTGTGCGACTCCACGCTGGCGCCGGCCGTGATGCTGTCCTTTTTCGTCCTGCTGGCCCTCGCGGAACAATTTCCGCTCCCGTCGCTGATGCGGCGTCTTCTTCCGCTGAATGTCTTTCTGTTGTTCGTCTCGCTGACGGTCGTATTCAGCGGGGCCGGCGGGGCGGCCACGGTGGCTGAAATCTACATCAAGGGTAATGCGATCATGCTCAACATCGTGCTGCTGATGGGCAGCATGGACATCTTCACGCTCGCGCACGCCCTGCAGCATTGTCACGTGTCGCCCAAAGCGGTCCAGGTACTGCTCTTCAGCTCGCGCTACCTGGAACTGATCCAGCATCGCGAGTACAACCGGATCTACGACGCGATGCGGTCGCGCGGGTTCAGGCCGGCACTCAATCTTCATACGCTGCGCTGTTACGGGATGCTCACCGGCCAGCTCCTGATCCGGGGGCACGACCGCGCCGAACACATCCTGCAGGCCATGCGCTGCAGGGGCTTCAACGGCGTCTTTCATCCGCTCGACGATCTCGAATTCCGGCGGCGTGATCTCTATGCCGCGCTCACCGCCGCCGCGCTGTTCATCACCCTTGTTCTGCTGGAAACCGGAGTGACGCCATGA
- the tpx gene encoding thiol peroxidase, translating into MTEVTFKGNKMNTSGELPSVGDTAPDFQLTHTDLEDIGLGAFEGKKKVLSITPSLDTSVCSTMAKKFNDAVADLDDVVLLNVSADLPFAAGRVCESMTEVVPLSTFRSSFGRDYGVEIVDGALKGLTCRAVVVLSAENKVLHTELVSEITEEPDYERALEAARSA; encoded by the coding sequence ATGACCGAAGTAACATTCAAGGGCAATAAAATGAATACGAGCGGGGAACTCCCGTCTGTCGGGGATACCGCACCCGATTTCCAGCTGACCCATACCGATCTCGAGGATATCGGGCTCGGCGCTTTCGAGGGCAAAAAGAAAGTCCTGAGCATCACACCGAGCCTGGACACCTCCGTGTGCTCGACGATGGCGAAGAAGTTCAACGATGCCGTTGCGGATCTCGACGACGTGGTCCTGCTCAACGTATCCGCCGACCTCCCGTTCGCGGCCGGACGCGTATGCGAATCGATGACCGAGGTCGTGCCGCTGTCGACCTTCCGGTCCTCGTTCGGGCGCGACTACGGCGTGGAGATCGTCGACGGGGCGCTCAAGGGCCTCACCTGCCGGGCGGTCGTCGTGTTGAGCGCGGAGAATAAAGTGCTTCACACGGAACTCGTATCCGAGATCACGGAGGAACCGGACTACGAGCGCGCGCTCGAGGCCGCTCGCTCCGCCTGA
- a CDS encoding PIN domain-containing protein, translating to MNILFDTSVLIAAFVDTHTAHGPALKRLAAARRAGDTIMVSAHSLAELYAVLTRLPLRPRIRPSTARRLIEENTRDAKIVTLSARDYYRVIARLEEADISGGVCYDALIHHAACKAKAELLLTLNPSDFNRLPATRGTPAIEEP from the coding sequence GTGAATATCCTCTTCGACACCTCGGTGTTGATCGCGGCTTTTGTCGATACCCATACCGCCCACGGCCCCGCGCTGAAGCGGCTGGCCGCGGCCCGGCGTGCCGGGGACACGATCATGGTCAGCGCACATTCGCTGGCTGAACTCTATGCGGTCCTGACCCGGCTTCCGCTGCGCCCCCGCATCCGTCCCTCCACCGCGCGCCGCCTGATCGAGGAAAACACAAGGGACGCCAAGATCGTTACGCTCTCCGCACGGGATTATTACCGGGTGATAGCCCGTCTGGAGGAAGCCGACATCAGCGGGGGCGTATGTTACGACGCCCTGATCCATCATGCGGCGTGCAAGGCGAAGGCCGAACTCCTGTTGACGCTCAATCCCTCCGACTTCAACCGCCTGCCGGCCACACGCGGGACCCCGGCGATCGAAGAACCGTAG
- a CDS encoding AbrB/MazE/SpoVT family DNA-binding domain-containing protein — MELVLDRFGRVLLPKSLRRDYNLRPGSRLYVDEESRAIILRPETEEEPLHRENGVLVFAGDACGDLDKALERSRRERMDKTGGRQA; from the coding sequence ATGGAACTTGTTCTCGATCGCTTCGGACGCGTCCTGCTGCCCAAATCGCTGCGGCGCGACTACAACCTGCGCCCGGGGAGCCGGCTCTACGTCGACGAAGAAAGCCGGGCGATTATCCTCCGTCCCGAAACGGAAGAGGAGCCGCTGCACAGGGAGAATGGCGTCCTCGTCTTTGCCGGCGATGCCTGTGGAGATTTGGACAAGGCCCTTGAGCGATCGCGCCGGGAGCGCATGGACAAGACGGGCGGCAGGCAGGCGTGA
- a CDS encoding energy-coupling factor ABC transporter ATP-binding protein: protein MIEVRDLHFHYAGGPSVLSGLNLRIDQGDRLGLYGENGAGKTTLFHLIMGLEFPGQGRVICFGEPRTTEAEFQDVRPRIGLLFQDAEDQLFCPTVLEDVAFGPLNQGCRRAAAEERVQEALEKVGLPGFEDRRIHTLSGGEKKRIAIAGLLAMKPDVLLLDEPAAQLDAAGLEILRTILRDWHGALVIASHRPVVFKETVTREVFLKNGVITG from the coding sequence ATGATCGAAGTCCGCGACCTGCACTTCCATTACGCCGGCGGCCCGTCCGTGCTGAGCGGATTGAACCTGCGGATCGATCAGGGGGACCGGCTTGGACTCTACGGCGAGAACGGGGCGGGAAAAACCACGCTCTTCCACCTCATCATGGGGCTCGAATTTCCCGGACAGGGGCGCGTCATCTGTTTCGGCGAACCCCGCACCACGGAAGCCGAATTCCAGGACGTCCGCCCGCGGATCGGCCTGCTCTTCCAGGACGCGGAAGACCAGCTCTTCTGTCCCACGGTGCTCGAAGATGTGGCCTTCGGCCCGCTCAACCAGGGGTGCCGCCGTGCGGCGGCGGAGGAGCGGGTTCAGGAGGCCCTCGAAAAAGTCGGTCTTCCGGGATTCGAGGACCGCCGCATCCACACGCTCTCCGGCGGGGAGAAAAAACGGATCGCCATCGCCGGGCTGCTCGCAATGAAGCCCGACGTGCTGCTGCTCGACGAACCCGCCGCGCAGCTCGACGCCGCGGGGCTCGAGATCCTGCGCACCATTCTCCGCGACTGGCACGGCGCGCTCGTCATCGCGTCGCACCGCCCCGTGGTGTTCAAAGAAACCGTGACCCGCGAAGTCTTTCTGAAGAACGGAGTCATTACGGGATAA
- a CDS encoding homocysteine S-methyltransferase family protein, producing MTRPAIAETIRSGTRLVSDGAWGTLLQQRGLQAGECPEGWVLTRPDDVRDAGRAYIEAGADMIQANTFGGTRLKLAHYDLAEKAAEINERGAALSREAAGEDHWVIASMGPTGRMLLMGDITEEDMYEAFREQAVALERGGADAACVETMSDVQEAALAIRAVRENTALEIISTFTFEKSVQGEYRTMMGVAPAEAAQAALDAGAAVIGSNCGNGIAGMVEIVSSLRESYPEAPILIHANAGIPRTEGDRTIFPETPEEMGRQVPALLDAGASIIGGCCGTGPDHIRAVRAAVDSRSGQASEPEDCSS from the coding sequence ATGACACGTCCAGCCATTGCCGAAACCATCCGATCCGGAACGCGCCTCGTGTCGGACGGCGCCTGGGGCACCCTGCTCCAGCAGCGCGGACTTCAGGCCGGGGAATGCCCGGAGGGCTGGGTCCTGACCCGCCCCGACGACGTCCGCGACGCGGGCCGCGCCTATATCGAGGCGGGCGCCGACATGATTCAGGCGAACACATTCGGCGGGACGCGCCTCAAGCTCGCACACTACGATCTCGCCGAAAAGGCCGCCGAAATCAATGAGCGCGGCGCCGCGCTCTCCCGCGAGGCCGCCGGTGAGGATCACTGGGTCATCGCGTCGATGGGACCGACCGGCCGCATGCTGCTGATGGGAGATATCACCGAAGAGGACATGTACGAGGCGTTCCGCGAGCAGGCGGTGGCCCTCGAGCGCGGGGGCGCCGACGCCGCCTGCGTGGAGACGATGAGCGACGTGCAGGAGGCCGCCCTCGCGATACGGGCCGTGCGCGAGAACACCGCCCTCGAGATCATCTCCACATTCACGTTTGAGAAGTCGGTGCAGGGCGAATACCGCACGATGATGGGCGTCGCGCCCGCGGAGGCCGCACAGGCGGCGCTCGACGCCGGTGCGGCGGTCATCGGGTCCAACTGCGGCAACGGCATCGCCGGCATGGTCGAAATCGTAAGCAGTCTGCGCGAATCGTACCCGGAAGCGCCCATCCTCATCCACGCCAATGCGGGCATCCCGCGGACGGAGGGCGACCGGACGATCTTCCCGGAAACGCCCGAGGAAATGGGCCGCCAGGTTCCCGCGCTGCTCGACGCCGGCGCGTCGATCATCGGCGGCTGCTGCGGGACCGGACCCGACCACATTCGCGCCGTGCGCGCGGCGGTCGACTCGCGGAGCGGTCAAGCGTCGGAGCCGGAAGACTGCAGTTCGTAG